From Xylocopa sonorina isolate GNS202 chromosome 2, iyXylSono1_principal, whole genome shotgun sequence, a single genomic window includes:
- the Cora gene encoding erythrocyte membrane protein band 4.1 like coracle isoform X2, which translates to MPEEQKSASGPSEGTAENGTGTNSPTKSPVSKGKTAIARITLLDGTVKDFHIDRKAKGQELLDMICQSMNLLEKDYFGLIYEDRHDSRNWLDLDKRIAKFVKNEPWKFNFEVKFYPPDPAQLQEDITRYQLCLQIRNDIITGRLPCSFVTHALLGSYLVQSEVGDYDPDAHGRTYLKDFKFAPKQTPELVEKVMDLHKTHKGQTPAEAELHYLENAKKLAMYGVDLHPAKDSEGVDIMLGVCSSGLLVYRDRLRINRFPWPKILKISYKRHNFYIKIRPGEFEQFESTIGFKLANHRAAKKLWKVCVEHHTFFRLMSPEPVKKVGLLPHLGSRFRYSGRTHYETKKTPIDRQPPQFERSLSGRRPTSRSMDALGGPKQVESYGSEPSKRHTMSYEPEMIPDMEHIDQRPSPIKKQKEKKPVGGIAVLPPGGLSKKKKDKQNENEKENHNDLNNSDLINESALLDNSDLKSPSKKELKKKDKETPEKKDKEKKEKTKSPLGGFLFGKKEKDTRQKKQKKNKELEDSVNKSDTESNLSVSEKQAKEALTEKSDGEKAKSTIESPQLLSYTKPYDYEETETSPTKKPFTPLGFSYEDRPASPEIQNQQSPTGGSRKATGLAFNYAPGEEKKVAESAEKRKTKEAESKSSAGTKTPGLDYAKFAGESKPPTGIKSPGLDYAKSMAESKSSAGVKTPGLNYIESTTESKPFTGIKPAGLNYVESTAESKPFAGIKPSGLNYVESTAESKPSILKTPGLDYVESAGLKEQQKAQYIPIPDVQDETKSVSLKTKKQLIPSTAPTVMLKTTTKQSIVKDQEGVTQNIEEKVEDLTPGGTGQVTVSTHLNKAEAPDDGRTPYMTATAVTTRTATMHEDLEKNQKTSQVEEKTVAHTTATSATRQEQRVVTQEVRTTSHVLSGEQLFSRRLSTSSSSSDDSGTPIDLEDDQQAFYNQYYQGDPAGVVETETHVYKGEPEKNITTTTTVPLVATETRKVAVESEDGMYSATGEIVSSQTISSKTRTVETITYKTERDGVVETRVEQKITIQSDGDPIDHDRALAEAIQEATAMNPDMTVEKIEIQQQTAQ; encoded by the exons CACGATTCACGAAACTGGCTAGATTTAGATAAAAGAATCGCAAAATTTGTGAAAA ACGAACCATGGAAATTTAATTTCGAGGTGAAGTTTTATCCGCCTGACCCAGCTCAATTACAAGAGGATATAACCCGCTATCAGCTATGCCTTCAAATTAGAAACGACATTATTACAGGGCGGCTACCTTGCTCTTTTGTCACTCACGCTCTTCTAGGTTCATATTTAGTCCAATCGGAGGTCGGTGATTACGATCCAGACGCGCACGGCCGTACCTACTTGAAGGACTTCAAGTTTGCCCCCAAGCAGACTCCAGAGCTAGTGGAAAAAGTAATGGACCTGCATAAAACGCATAA AGGTCAAACACCTGCGGAGGCAGAACTTCACTATCTCGAGAATGCGAAGAAATTAGCAATGTACGGTGTTGACCTTCACCCTGCTAAAGATTCCGAAGGCGTCGATATTATGCTAGGCGTATGTTCGTCAGGACTTCTCGTCTATAGGGATCGATTAAGAATCAATAGGTTTCCTTGGCCAAAGATACTAAAGATCTCGTACAAGAGGCATAACTTTTACATAAAGATCAGACCAGGTGAATTCGAGCAATTCGAATCGACGATTGGATTCAAACTGGCGAACCATAGGGCAGCGAAGAAACTATGGAAAGTGTGCGTGGAACACCATACCTTCTTCAG GCTCATGAGTCCCGAGCCTGTAAAGAAAGTAGGTTTGTTACCGCATTTGGGTTCTCGTTTCCGATATTCAGGAAGAACTCATTACGAGACGAAGAAGACACCCATTGATAGACAACCTCCGCAATTCGAAAGATCTTTAAGCGGTCGTCGTCCCACGTCTCGCAGCATGGATG CATTAGGAGGTCCCAAGCAGGTGGAATCTTACGGTTCAGAACCAAGTAAGAGACATACAATGAGCTATGAACCGGAAATGATTCCTGATATGGAGCATATAGATCAGCGGCCTAGTCcaattaaaaaacaaaaggaAAAG aaACCGGTCGGAGGAATTGCGGTCCTACCGCCCGGTGGTTTATCCAAGAAGAAAAAGGATAAGCAAAACGAAAATGAAAAGGAAAATCATAATGATCTGAACAACTCTGATTTAATAAATGAAAGTGCTCTTCTTGACAACAGCGACTTAAAGTCACCGAGTAAGAAAGAGTTGAAAAAGAAAGACAAGGAGACACCAGAAAAGAAagataaagaaaagaaagagaaaacaaag AGTCCGCTTGGCGGCTTCCTCTTTGGCAAGAAGGAAAAGGATACAAGGCAgaagaaacagaagaagaaCAAAGAGTTGGAGGACTCGGTAAACAAAAGTGATACAGAATCAAATCTATCTGTATCGGAGAAACAAGCAAAGGAAGCATTAACTGAAAAATCGGATGGGGAGAAGGCGAAAAGTACAATAGAATCCCCACAGCTGCTCAGTTACACGAAGCCTTATGATTACGAAGAAACGGAAACTTCACCAACTAAAAAGCCTTTTACACCGCTTGGATTTTCGTATGAGGACAGGCCAGCGTCGCCTGAAATACAAAACCAACAGTCACCAACCGGCGGGAGTCGAAAAGCTACAGGCTTGGCTTTTAATTACGCGCCAGGCGAAGAGAAGAAAGTGGCCGAGTCAGCGGAGAAAAGGAAAACCAAAGAAGCAGAATCTAAGTCCTCCGCTGGAACGAAGA CTCCTGGACTAGACTACGCAAAGTTTGCAGGAGAATCTAAGCCTCCTACCGGGATAAAGTCACCTGGCCTGGATTACGCGAAGTCCATGGCAGAATCTAAGTCCTCCGCCGGAGTAAAGACTCCTGGGCTGAATTACATTGAGTCTACGACAGAATCTAAGCCCTTCACCGGAATAAAACCGGCTGGCCTGAACTACGTTGAGTCTACGGCAGAATCTAAGCCCTTCGCCGGAATAAAACCGTCTGGCCTGAACTATGTTGAGTCTACGGCAGAATCTAAGCCCTCCATCCTAAAGACTCCTGGACTGGATTACGTGGAGTCCGCAGGGTTAAAGGAACAGCAAAAAGCTCAGTACATTCCAATACCA GACGTACAGGATGAGACGAAATCAGTTTCTTTGAAAACGAAGAAACAATTAATCCCAAGCACTGCTCCAACAGTTATGTTGAAAACCACGACTAAGCAATCAATCGTTAAGGATCAAGAAGGAGTAACACAAAATATAGAAGAGAAAGTTGAAGACCTTACACCTGGTGGTACAGGCCAAGTAACGGTTTCTACGCACTTGAATAAG GCAGAGGCACCAGATGATGGTAGAACGCCGTATATGACAGCGACTGCTGTCACCACACGCACCGCTACGATGCACGAGGATCTTGAAAAAAATCAAAAAACCAGTCAG gtAGAAGAAAAGACTGTAGCACATACAACAGCAACCAGCGCAACGAGACAAGAGCAAAGAGTGGTAACTCAGGAAGTTCGAACAACAAGTCATGTACTGTCTGGCGAACAG CTGTTCTCACGAAGGCTCAGTACATCCAGTTCAAGCAGCGATGATTCAGGTACTCCGATTGACCTTGAAGATGATCAACAAGCTTTCTACAATCAGTACTATCAG GGTGATCCAGCTGGTGTTGTTGAAACCGAAACACATGTCTATAAAGGAGAACCAGAGAAAAACATAACAACGACCACTACAGTTCCATTAGTAGCGACTGAAACTCGAAAGGTAGCTGTTGAGAGCGAAGATGGTATGTACAGTGCAACTGGAGAAATTGTCAGTTCTCAGACAATATCCAGTAAAACTCGCACTGTTGAAACAATAACG TACAAAACTGAACGGGATGGAGTTGTAGAAACTCGCGTAGAACAGAAAATAACAATACAATCAGACGGAGATCCAATTGATCACGATCGAGCTTTGGCAGAAGCCATTCAAGAAGCAACAGCTATGAATCCCGATATGACCGTAGAAAAAATAGAAATTCAACAACAAACAGCACAGTAA